The nucleotide window CATTGTCCAGTCCCCGCCCGCACTGACCGAGCAGCCGAGCGTGGATCTCATCGAAAGGGTGATGGATGGTATCCGTCAGCTCTGAGCCGATCCTTCCCACCGCCTTGAAGATCCTCATCGCGGGCGGTTTCGGCGTCGGCAAGACCACGATGGTGGGCTCGGTGAGCGAAGTCGACCCCCTGGAGACCGAGGAACGCATCACCACGGCGAGCGTGGGCGTGGACGACCTGGCGGGTGTCGAGAAGAAGACCTCGACCACGGTCGCCATGGACTTCGGGCGTATCACCATCTCCCCCGAACTGGTGCTCTATCTCTTCGGTACGCCGGGCCAGGACCGCTTCTGGTTCATGTGGGACGACCTGTCCACCGGTGCCCTGGGGGCGGTCGTCCTCGCGGACACCCGGCGGCTGGACGCGTCGTTCGCCTCGATCGACTTCTTCGAGTCCCGTGACATCCCCTTCGCCGTGGGCGTGAACTGCTTCGACGGCCGCCGGGAGGCCAGCGCAGAGCAGGTCCGCCAGGCCCTCGACCTTGACCCGTCGACGCCGGTGGTCCTCTGCGATGTGCGCGAGCGGCACTCCAGCAAGAACGTGCTCCTGGCCGTGCTGGAGGCGGCACGCGATCAGGCCCAGCAGCGGCTGGCCTCGGCGGGCGGATCCTTC belongs to Streptomyces graminofaciens and includes:
- a CDS encoding GTP-binding protein — protein: MVSVSSEPILPTALKILIAGGFGVGKTTMVGSVSEVDPLETEERITTASVGVDDLAGVEKKTSTTVAMDFGRITISPELVLYLFGTPGQDRFWFMWDDLSTGALGAVVLADTRRLDASFASIDFFESRDIPFAVGVNCFDGRREASAEQVRQALDLDPSTPVVLCDVRERHSSKNVLLAVLEAARDQAQQRLASAGGSF